Below is a genomic region from Sorghum bicolor cultivar BTx623 chromosome 9, Sorghum_bicolor_NCBIv3, whole genome shotgun sequence.
GACGTGGTGTGGCTGCAGTGCGCGCCGTGCCGGCAGTGCTACGCGCAGTCGGGCCGGGTGTTCGACCCGCGCCGGTCCCGGTCGTACGCCGCCGTCCGCTGCGGCGCGCCGCCCTGCCGCGGCCTCGACgccgggggcggcggcggctgcgacCGGCGGCGCGGGACGTGCCTGTACCAGGTGGCGTACGGGGACGGGTCCGTCACGGCGGGGGACCTGGCCACGGAGACGCTGTGGTTCGCGCGGGGCGCGCGGGTGCCGCGCGTCGCCGTCGGGTGCGGGCACGACAACGAGGGCCTGTTCGTGGCCGCCGCGGGGCTGCTAGGCCTCGGCCGCGGCCGGCTGTCGCTGCCCACCCAGACGGCGCGCCGCTACGGCCGCCGCTTCTCCTACTGCCTGGTGGACCgcacctcgtcgtcgtcgtcgctgaaCCGCCCGTCGGCCACGCCACGCTCGTCCACGCTGACGTTCGGCGCGGGCGCCGTTCCGGGACGCGCGTCCTTCACGCCGATGGTGAGCAACCCCAGGATGGCGACGTTCTACTACGTGCGCGTGGTGGGGTTCAGCGTGGGCGGCGCGCGCGTCCGCGGCGTGGGCGAGCGGAGCCTCCGTCTGGACCCGTCCACGGGGCGCGGCGGCGTGATCCTGGACTCCGGCACGTCGGTGACGCGGCTGGCGCGGCCCGTGTACGTGGCCGTGCGGGAGGCGTTccgggcggcggcgggcgggctCCGGCTGGCCCCGGGCGGGTTCTCGCTGTTCGACACGTGCTACGACCTCCGTGGGCGGCGGGTGGTGAAGGTGCCGACGGTGTCGGTGCACCTGGCGGGCGGCGCGGAGGTGGCGCTGCCGCCGGAGAACTACCTGATCCCCGTGGACACGCGGGGCACGTTCTGCCTGGCGCTGGCCGGCACCGACGGCGGCGTCTCGATCGTGGGCAACATCCAGCAGCAGGGGTTCCGCGTCGTGTTCGACGGCGACAGGCAGCGCGTCGCACTGGTGCCCAAGAGCTGCTAGCTGCTAGTGGAGTGGAGTTGCCCAAAACTGAAACCAAAAGGGAGATGAGATGGACTGTGAAGCGCCTTGTGCTGTTCTTCTCTGCGATGATAGTTTTGCAATGCAAATGCTGTTGAGTTGTGCGTGCTTGCTTAACTGTGGGTGAAGGAATCAGATcactgccgtgccgtgccgcatTGCAACTGCATGCTTCTCCTACATGCATGTCGATGGTCActcctgcactgcactgcactgcactgcaggCTGGTCCTGATCCTGATGACGGCTGGACACATGCCGTGACTGCCTGCAAATGCATGCATTCCACTCCACGTCCATCGGATGATTGACACTCGTCTGTTTGGTTTGGGGATCGACGGGGATGGTGAGATGTTTGGTTGGGAGTTGGAGGGGAGCTGGGAGATCCCACTGAAGAATTTATTAGTATAGAGGAATGAGGCTGATGATATATAATTTTGGCAAGTGTAGCAATGCAAGAATTGGGACATGGGACTAGAGGAGGTGGGCGGCCCCCTGCTGATTGACCATGAAATTTTCATTGGATGAAGAATTTAAAACACAATTAAACCACCGTTTTGCTTTTGCAACCACAAAGGCCTTTCATGAATGAATTCTGAATCAGAAAGGCACTTCCTCCCAGTCAGTCATAAACACGACAATTCAAAAACGAACAAGGGAATATCGAACTCGATCAGAGCACCCAAAACGTTATGCTCATCTCTTTGCTCGAATCTTTCTTGTTCGATTCATTGAAGCCATCTTCTTCCTTCACGTCCGCAGCATGCATGCAGCGAGATCTTCTTCATCAGAAGG
It encodes:
- the LOC8065314 gene encoding aspartyl protease family protein 2, whose product is MAPICSLLFLLFLLPPSTAAVSKPKPPARYRYHTLRATPLSPDPITRADAALPLFSAASGEAPILELDSDDNGNASTVRFLLAHREAFAAPNATAAQLLAHRLARDAARAEAISVSARNVTRAGGGFSAPVVSGLAQGSGEYFASVGVGTPPTPALLVLDTGSDVVWLQCAPCRQCYAQSGRVFDPRRSRSYAAVRCGAPPCRGLDAGGGGGCDRRRGTCLYQVAYGDGSVTAGDLATETLWFARGARVPRVAVGCGHDNEGLFVAAAGLLGLGRGRLSLPTQTARRYGRRFSYCLVDRTSSSSSLNRPSATPRSSTLTFGAGAVPGRASFTPMVSNPRMATFYYVRVVGFSVGGARVRGVGERSLRLDPSTGRGGVILDSGTSVTRLARPVYVAVREAFRAAAGGLRLAPGGFSLFDTCYDLRGRRVVKVPTVSVHLAGGAEVALPPENYLIPVDTRGTFCLALAGTDGGVSIVGNIQQQGFRVVFDGDRQRVALVPKSC